A genomic region of Planococcus kocurii contains the following coding sequences:
- a CDS encoding alanine/glycine:cation symporter family protein, with protein sequence MSQVEELLGTISGYIWGPPLLILLVGTGIFLTVRLGVLQLRLLPYALKLVFTKNTDKSSEGDISHFQALSTAMAATVGTGNIVGVATAVILGGPGAIFWMWFSAFFGMATKYGEAVLAVKYRVVDAKGQMAGGPMYYLEHGLKQKWLAVLFAIFGALAAFGIGNGTQSNSVASVVRDTFSVPTWITGIILTIFTALVLLGGIKSIGRVTSFFVPFMALFYIIAGIIIMILNMELIPGAFATIFSAAFTGEAAVGGAIGAAIRYGVARGVFSNEAGLGSAPIAAAAAITDLPGRQALVSMTQVLFDTIIICSITGVTIVMSGLYKDESLEGAALTTAAFEQFLGSAGPLVVAIGLIFFASSTIIGWSYYGEKCFQYLFKNPALLVVYRIAFVAMVFVGATVSLDVVWTFSDVMNGLMAFPNLIGLLGLSGVIVFETKRIVAKIKEEKEAERSGN encoded by the coding sequence ATGTCACAAGTTGAAGAGTTATTGGGCACAATTAGCGGTTACATATGGGGACCGCCTTTATTGATTTTATTAGTAGGTACTGGAATTTTCTTAACTGTCCGTCTCGGTGTTCTACAGCTTCGTCTATTGCCCTATGCCTTGAAACTAGTTTTCACTAAAAATACGGATAAAAGCTCTGAAGGGGATATCAGTCACTTTCAGGCACTCTCCACTGCCATGGCTGCTACAGTCGGTACCGGTAATATTGTTGGTGTCGCAACAGCGGTTATTCTCGGCGGACCAGGTGCTATTTTCTGGATGTGGTTCTCAGCATTCTTCGGGATGGCCACGAAATACGGTGAAGCGGTTCTCGCAGTCAAATACCGTGTAGTGGATGCTAAAGGTCAAATGGCTGGCGGACCTATGTATTACTTGGAGCATGGATTAAAACAGAAATGGCTAGCTGTTTTATTTGCTATCTTCGGTGCCCTTGCTGCTTTTGGTATTGGTAATGGCACACAGTCAAACTCAGTTGCTTCGGTTGTTCGTGATACGTTCAGCGTGCCCACATGGATTACAGGCATTATTTTAACCATTTTTACGGCGTTGGTTCTGCTCGGTGGAATTAAGAGCATTGGACGCGTTACTTCATTCTTTGTTCCTTTCATGGCATTGTTTTACATAATCGCAGGAATTATTATTATGATTTTGAACATGGAATTGATTCCAGGAGCTTTTGCTACAATTTTCAGTGCTGCCTTTACAGGTGAAGCAGCAGTTGGTGGTGCTATTGGTGCCGCTATCCGCTACGGTGTGGCACGCGGCGTCTTCTCCAACGAAGCAGGACTTGGTTCCGCTCCGATTGCAGCAGCTGCTGCCATAACAGATCTTCCGGGACGTCAGGCATTGGTGTCTATGACACAAGTGCTTTTCGATACAATCATCATTTGTTCGATTACAGGTGTCACCATTGTCATGTCGGGTCTTTATAAAGACGAGTCACTGGAAGGCGCTGCTTTAACAACTGCTGCTTTTGAACAATTTTTAGGAAGTGCCGGTCCACTTGTAGTGGCGATTGGCTTAATTTTCTTTGCATCCTCTACGATTATTGGATGGTCTTATTACGGAGAGAAATGTTTCCAGTATTTATTCAAAAACCCAGCATTGTTAGTCGTTTATCGCATTGCTTTCGTAGCGATGGTTTTCGTCGGTGCAACCGTTTCACTTGATGTTGTTTGGACGTTCTCTGACGTGATGAATGGTTTGATGGCGTTCCCGAACTTAATTGGTCTTCTTGGTTTGTCTGGTGTTATTGTCTTCGAGACAAAACGCATCGTTGCCAAAATCAAAGAAGAAAAAGAAGCAGAACGCTCTGGCAATTGA
- a CDS encoding carbohydrate kinase: MNQKEVEVLELIRRNPYLSQQEMAEHLNMSRPSLANFISNLMKQGKILGRAYVLPEEKTVICIGGANVDRKFLIQHRAQMGTSNPASVSGSVGGVARNVAENLGRLGHSVKLLSIVGNDSEWKLIESASNSFMSTELTKAVEGFSTGTYTAILEPDGEMLLAMADMKIYDFLTPEYISKNDSTLLSAAFLVIDLNCPLETVEYVRQLASANKIPLAVIPVSAPKMDRLSEDLTGISWLILNRDEASKYLQVSIDSLDDWQQAVQQLVNRGAEAVVITAGKEGAMAGNSTGIRYYPSMQVDQVTDVTGAGDAFSSAIVHSVMEDQEFETIIRTGMMNAAKTLASNDTVRHELTAVQLQKELEELQ; encoded by the coding sequence ATGAATCAAAAAGAAGTAGAAGTGTTGGAATTGATCCGGCGAAACCCTTATTTGTCACAGCAGGAGATGGCAGAACACTTGAATATGTCTAGACCGTCGCTTGCCAACTTTATTTCGAACTTAATGAAACAAGGAAAGATTTTAGGACGTGCTTATGTGTTGCCAGAAGAAAAAACGGTGATCTGCATCGGTGGTGCCAATGTCGACAGAAAATTTCTGATTCAACATCGAGCGCAGATGGGAACGTCAAATCCTGCATCAGTATCCGGTAGTGTTGGTGGAGTGGCAAGAAATGTAGCCGAGAATCTAGGAAGACTCGGTCATTCTGTTAAACTCTTGTCCATTGTAGGCAATGATTCAGAATGGAAGTTAATCGAGTCAGCGTCAAACTCATTTATGTCGACTGAACTAACCAAAGCTGTCGAAGGATTTTCGACGGGAACATACACAGCCATTTTAGAACCCGATGGTGAAATGCTGTTGGCGATGGCTGATATGAAAATTTACGATTTTCTGACACCGGAGTATATTTCTAAAAATGACAGTACGCTATTATCAGCTGCTTTTCTCGTCATCGATTTAAATTGTCCTCTGGAAACTGTTGAATATGTAAGACAGTTAGCTTCTGCCAATAAAATCCCGCTGGCGGTCATTCCCGTATCTGCTCCAAAAATGGATCGGTTAAGTGAAGATTTGACTGGAATCAGTTGGCTAATCTTAAACCGTGACGAAGCAAGTAAATATTTGCAAGTGTCCATCGATTCACTAGATGACTGGCAACAAGCAGTTCAACAATTAGTAAATCGAGGAGCGGAAGCTGTAGTTATTACAGCAGGAAAAGAAGGAGCAATGGCTGGGAATTCTACCGGCATTCGTTATTATCCTTCTATGCAAGTCGATCAAGTTACCGATGTAACAGGGGCTGGCGATGCATTTTCAAGTGCCATTGTCCACAGTGTCATGGAGGATCAAGAATTCGAAACAATTATCCGTACAGGTATGATGAATGCAGCAAAAACGCTAGCAAGTAACGACACAGTACGGCACGAATTGACGGCAGTACAACTACAAAAAGAACTGGAGGAATTACAATGA
- a CDS encoding pseudouridine-5'-phosphate glycosidase: MTNMISYSTEVQQALEGKKPIVALESTIISHGMPYPQNVETARMVEQIIRDNGAVPATIAIMDGKIKIGLSEEELELLGNTPGVAKVSRRDIGQLIATKKIGATTVAATMICAELAGIRVFATGGIGGVHRGAETTMDVSADLEELSNTGVAVVCAGAKSILDIGLTMEYLETKGVPVIGYQTNVMPAFYTRSSGFDLTFRSDDAAELAQVLKAKWDLGIKGGAVIANPIPAEHALEESFINGIIAQAMAEANDNGISGKEVTPFLLGKVKELTEGKSLVANIELVKHNAKVGAELAVAYNKL; the protein is encoded by the coding sequence ATGACAAACATGATATCTTATTCAACTGAAGTACAGCAGGCACTAGAGGGCAAAAAACCGATCGTAGCACTTGAATCGACGATTATCTCACACGGTATGCCTTATCCACAGAATGTCGAAACGGCTCGTATGGTCGAGCAAATTATCCGTGACAATGGAGCAGTTCCAGCAACCATTGCCATTATGGATGGCAAGATTAAAATTGGTTTATCCGAAGAAGAGCTTGAATTGCTCGGCAATACACCTGGTGTTGCTAAAGTTTCAAGAAGAGATATCGGCCAATTAATCGCTACAAAAAAAATCGGTGCTACAACGGTGGCTGCGACGATGATTTGTGCAGAACTTGCGGGCATTCGTGTTTTCGCAACAGGCGGCATAGGCGGGGTGCATAGAGGCGCTGAGACGACGATGGATGTTTCAGCTGATCTTGAAGAGTTATCCAATACGGGAGTAGCTGTTGTGTGTGCAGGTGCAAAATCGATTTTGGATATCGGCTTAACAATGGAGTACCTTGAAACAAAAGGCGTTCCAGTTATCGGCTATCAGACAAATGTAATGCCGGCATTTTACACGCGTTCAAGCGGATTTGACTTAACGTTCCGCAGTGACGATGCAGCAGAACTTGCACAAGTCTTAAAAGCGAAATGGGATTTAGGAATCAAAGGCGGAGCAGTTATTGCCAACCCAATTCCAGCAGAACATGCTCTAGAAGAGTCATTCATTAACGGCATCATTGCACAGGCAATGGCTGAAGCAAATGACAACGGCATTTCTGGTAAAGAAGTAACTCCTTTCCTTCTAGGTAAAGTGAAAGAATTGACTGAAGGAAAAAGCTTGGTCGCTAATATCGAATTAGTGAAGCATAATGCAAAAGTTGGAGCAGAACTTGCTGTAGCTTACAATAAACTTTAA
- a CDS encoding SE1561 family protein, giving the protein MGKSITNKEQQVSYMKQRLSMFLEVLDAIEPENTELEDIDRLIAMVDDLDDKMKQFQSRPSEDR; this is encoded by the coding sequence ATGGGAAAATCCATTACGAATAAAGAGCAACAAGTTTCTTATATGAAACAGCGCTTAAGCATGTTTTTAGAAGTATTAGATGCTATCGAACCTGAAAACACAGAACTCGAAGACATTGATCGGTTAATCGCGATGGTTGATGATTTGGATGATAAAATGAAACAATTCCAGTCACGTCCTTCTGAAGATCGATAA
- a CDS encoding heavy metal translocating P-type ATPase, protein MLFLKTHIELIASLFSGFLIVIAFILDLQQYSTYSVTTFLLAFVIGGYAKAKYGILKTLEDRQLNVEILMILAAVGSSIIGYWAEGAILIFIFSLSGALETYTMNKSRKEITSLMEIQPESAWRVQNGQTLRVPLGDLDIGDYIVVKPGERIPVDGVLHTGQSAVDESAISGEALPVSKYEEDELFAGTVNLSGAITIEMTKPSSETLFQKIIDLVQSAQSEKSPSQQFIERFEGRYVKAVLVGFVIMLFAPHYVFGWDWNTTLYRAMVLLVVASPCALVASIMPATLAAISNGAKTGIIFKGGMHLENLSLVRAIAFDKTGTLTRGQPEVTDFVIRKGADPQLTMARIAGIETQSNHPLAKAISDFVVSKGIVPLPNLLIEDIPGNGLKAMIEQEEFLVGKPKFVGEQLAEVFENGLLAKLANQGKTVTFVRDREGILAAMALKDTVRTITKATINELEKLGVYCIMLTGDNHKTAAVIAKETGVTDYVAECMPADKVEEIKKLLKKYKYVAMTGDGINDAPALATATTGIAMGAGTDIALETADVILMKNDLSRIVYAIKLSRKMQRIVKQNIFFSVSVIILLIISNFFQTITLPIGVIGHEGSTILVILNGLRMLNRSI, encoded by the coding sequence ATGCTATTTTTAAAAACTCATATCGAATTGATTGCCTCGTTGTTTTCAGGATTTTTAATTGTCATCGCGTTTATACTAGATCTGCAACAGTATTCCACTTATTCAGTCACTACCTTTTTACTAGCTTTTGTAATTGGTGGTTATGCCAAAGCCAAATATGGCATATTGAAAACTTTAGAAGATAGACAATTAAATGTTGAAATCTTAATGATTTTAGCAGCAGTTGGCTCTTCTATCATTGGCTATTGGGCAGAAGGCGCCATCCTAATTTTTATCTTTTCTTTAAGTGGCGCGCTAGAAACGTACACAATGAACAAAAGTCGGAAAGAAATTACCTCGTTAATGGAAATACAGCCCGAATCAGCCTGGCGCGTTCAAAATGGACAAACACTGCGTGTCCCTTTAGGTGACTTGGACATTGGTGATTATATCGTCGTAAAGCCTGGTGAGCGAATACCAGTTGATGGGGTTTTACATACTGGCCAAAGTGCTGTAGACGAATCAGCCATCAGCGGTGAAGCTCTTCCTGTCTCGAAGTATGAAGAAGATGAACTATTTGCAGGGACAGTCAATTTGTCAGGTGCCATCACGATAGAAATGACGAAGCCCAGTTCTGAAACTTTGTTTCAAAAAATAATTGATTTGGTTCAGTCGGCACAAAGTGAAAAGTCCCCTTCTCAGCAATTTATCGAACGCTTTGAAGGTCGTTATGTAAAAGCCGTTCTTGTAGGTTTTGTCATCATGCTATTTGCGCCACATTACGTTTTCGGTTGGGATTGGAACACAACACTTTATCGCGCTATGGTCTTACTTGTAGTAGCTTCTCCTTGTGCACTTGTCGCTTCTATTATGCCAGCCACGCTTGCGGCCATTTCTAACGGCGCAAAAACAGGAATTATCTTCAAAGGTGGCATGCATTTAGAAAACCTGAGCTTGGTTCGTGCTATCGCTTTTGATAAAACGGGCACATTAACACGCGGTCAACCTGAAGTTACAGACTTTGTTATTCGCAAAGGCGCAGATCCTCAACTGACAATGGCAAGAATTGCAGGAATTGAGACACAATCGAATCATCCTTTAGCAAAAGCTATTAGTGATTTTGTTGTTTCTAAAGGAATTGTTCCATTGCCTAACTTATTAATTGAAGATATTCCAGGTAACGGCTTAAAAGCAATGATTGAACAAGAAGAATTTCTCGTCGGTAAGCCGAAATTTGTTGGCGAACAGCTAGCAGAAGTTTTTGAAAATGGGCTATTGGCGAAACTAGCCAATCAAGGAAAAACGGTGACCTTCGTTCGAGACCGCGAAGGAATTCTTGCCGCTATGGCGTTAAAAGATACAGTTCGTACTATTACCAAGGCAACGATTAATGAGTTGGAAAAACTAGGGGTTTACTGCATTATGCTAACAGGTGATAACCACAAAACAGCAGCGGTGATTGCCAAAGAAACTGGAGTCACTGACTATGTCGCAGAATGCATGCCTGCTGATAAAGTAGAAGAAATAAAAAAGTTGTTAAAAAAGTATAAATACGTTGCGATGACAGGTGATGGCATAAATGACGCACCTGCTTTAGCAACGGCAACAACTGGCATTGCGATGGGTGCTGGAACCGATATTGCACTGGAAACCGCTGATGTTATTTTGATGAAAAACGATTTATCGCGCATAGTCTACGCAATCAAGCTTTCACGCAAAATGCAGCGGATCGTCAAACAAAATATTTTCTTTTCTGTTTCAGTCATTATTTTATTGATCATCTCAAATTTTTTTCAGACGATTACTTTGCCCATTGGCGTCATCGGACATGAAGGCAGTACCATTTTAGTTATTTTAAATGGGTTGCGTATGTTGAATCGCAGCATATAA
- a CDS encoding aminopeptidase, translating into MTSFNEKLSRYAELAIKVGVNIQPGQQLYIAATIDSAPFVRLLTEKAYQTGAKQVYIDWADDTVTRLRFELAPEEAFTEFPAWKVQEREQLAEQGAAFISIVSQSPDLLTGIDATRIAASQKATGQALSKYRQYVQSDKISWTVLAAPSQKWAAKVFPDAPANQQVDMLWDAIFKAVRVDLDQPIEAWAEHDRLLHTKVDYLNDKKYAKLHYTSPKTDLEVALPAGHLWCGAGSVNEKGDTFMANMPTEEVFTVPHKTGVNGYVSSTKPLSYGGNIIDDFKVTFKDGKIIDVTAAQGEEVLKQLVATDEGSHFLGEVALVPHQSPISDSNILFYNTLFDENASNHFAIGSAYAFCLEGGKTMSPEDLLKNGLNQSITHVDFMVGSSEMNIDGILEDGSREPIFRNGNWAF; encoded by the coding sequence TTGACATCATTTAATGAAAAGTTATCTCGCTATGCTGAACTGGCTATAAAAGTGGGAGTAAATATCCAACCTGGTCAACAACTTTATATTGCTGCAACCATTGATTCGGCACCATTCGTTCGTTTACTTACAGAAAAAGCATATCAAACAGGGGCTAAACAAGTCTATATTGATTGGGCTGACGATACCGTTACACGGCTGCGCTTTGAATTAGCGCCAGAAGAGGCGTTTACTGAATTTCCTGCCTGGAAAGTACAAGAGCGTGAACAATTAGCAGAGCAAGGTGCTGCATTTATTAGCATCGTGTCACAGAGCCCGGATCTATTGACGGGAATTGATGCGACACGTATTGCAGCTTCACAAAAAGCTACAGGTCAAGCATTGAGTAAATATCGGCAGTATGTCCAATCAGACAAAATTAGTTGGACAGTTCTTGCAGCACCTTCCCAAAAATGGGCAGCTAAAGTATTTCCAGACGCACCAGCAAATCAGCAAGTTGACATGCTATGGGATGCCATTTTCAAAGCTGTACGTGTAGACTTAGATCAACCAATTGAAGCATGGGCTGAGCATGATCGCTTATTGCATACCAAAGTCGATTATTTGAACGACAAAAAATATGCGAAACTTCATTACACATCACCGAAAACAGATTTGGAAGTTGCTCTTCCAGCAGGACATCTTTGGTGTGGTGCAGGTTCAGTTAACGAAAAAGGCGATACGTTCATGGCAAATATGCCAACTGAAGAAGTATTCACCGTTCCTCATAAAACGGGTGTAAACGGCTATGTTTCGAGCACAAAACCACTGAGCTATGGCGGCAATATTATTGATGACTTTAAAGTAACGTTTAAAGATGGGAAAATCATCGACGTGACTGCAGCACAAGGAGAAGAAGTCTTGAAACAATTAGTTGCTACTGATGAAGGTTCACACTTCCTTGGTGAAGTGGCGCTGGTTCCTCATCAGTCACCGATTTCTGATTCGAATATTCTTTTCTATAACACATTGTTTGATGAAAATGCTTCAAACCATTTCGCTATCGGAAGTGCTTATGCATTCTGCCTTGAAGGTGGGAAAACCATGTCACCAGAAGATTTGTTGAAAAACGGCTTGAATCAAAGCATCACACATGTTGATTTTATGGTTGGGTCTTCTGAAATGAATATTGATGGGATCTTGGAAGATGGTTCCCGTGAGCCGATTTTCCGCAACGGCAATTGGGCATTTTAA
- a CDS encoding class I SAM-dependent methyltransferase produces MIDVMKMFKARMYMKRNEPFLYSWHAYVGYELDLFKAFDRPMTKFDVSDALQLDEDLLTQWVSIGVSIGHLKEMERNRYKTWNAWKLPKPKGNNSSGVLLKEMMELHIPTLLSYPDMMRNQERLHYDEEKHASTVAETSRLLEVLALPKIARRLKETHADSVLDIGCGEGGYIKKLAERFPNTHFTGIEISPSVIEVAKKLTEKNKNITIEQADLWKYKPDNPQDMVMMNNVIHYIDLEKRQELFNELASWVREEGMLSIITPIAGGSDSPPFANVFNSFFSSFDNLYRLPEREELAEWGEQAGLELLSIQTVIKEGGWYVVHYEKKS; encoded by the coding sequence ATGATTGATGTAATGAAGATGTTTAAGGCAAGGATGTATATGAAACGGAACGAACCTTTTTTGTATAGCTGGCACGCATATGTTGGCTATGAGCTAGATTTGTTTAAAGCGTTTGATCGACCCATGACAAAATTTGACGTGTCAGATGCGTTGCAACTTGATGAAGATCTTTTAACGCAGTGGGTGAGTATTGGGGTTTCTATCGGTCATTTAAAAGAGATGGAAAGAAATCGCTACAAAACGTGGAATGCCTGGAAATTGCCAAAACCAAAGGGCAATAATTCTTCAGGTGTGCTACTGAAAGAAATGATGGAATTGCACATTCCAACACTTTTAAGTTATCCAGACATGATGCGTAACCAAGAGCGTCTTCATTACGATGAAGAAAAACATGCGTCGACAGTAGCAGAAACAAGTCGTTTGTTAGAAGTATTGGCCTTACCTAAAATAGCTAGACGCTTAAAAGAAACACATGCGGATTCAGTATTAGATATTGGCTGCGGCGAAGGTGGCTACATCAAAAAGTTAGCTGAACGCTTCCCCAATACACATTTCACAGGCATTGAAATCAGCCCTTCAGTAATAGAAGTTGCGAAGAAACTAACGGAAAAAAACAAAAACATTACAATCGAACAAGCAGATCTTTGGAAATACAAACCTGACAACCCACAAGACATGGTCATGATGAACAACGTCATTCACTATATCGACCTTGAAAAACGTCAAGAACTTTTCAACGAATTGGCTAGCTGGGTTAGAGAAGAAGGCATGTTATCCATCATTACACCTATTGCCGGAGGTAGTGACAGTCCACCTTTTGCCAATGTCTTTAATAGCTTTTTCTCATCATTCGACAACCTATACCGGTTGCCTGAACGCGAAGAACTAGCTGAATGGGGAGAACAAGCAGGACTCGAACTACTCAGCATCCAAACTGTCATAAAAGAAGGCGGCTGGTATGTCGTACATTATGAAAAGAAAAGCTGA
- a CDS encoding DUF1128 domain-containing protein, which translates to MDLSTPSPENVSFMIEEIKAKLRMVNVDAMKAEHFNASQYEDLHELYEVVANRDKFSTSEMQAIATELGSLRK; encoded by the coding sequence ATGGACTTATCAACACCTTCTCCAGAGAATGTTAGCTTTATGATTGAAGAAATAAAAGCAAAATTACGCATGGTTAATGTAGATGCAATGAAAGCTGAGCATTTTAATGCATCTCAATATGAAGACTTGCATGAGCTTTACGAAGTTGTCGCAAATCGCGATAAATTTAGTACGAGCGAAATGCAGGCCATTGCTACTGAGCTTGGTTCTTTACGTAAATAA
- a CDS encoding YihY/virulence factor BrkB family protein: protein MKPAGQQPTNSKERARLNRFDVTTTSGFLKELLQRIKDVDVPGLGAQLAFFFLLSIFPLLIFLVTLLPYLSLSEEQIFSYMQEVVPGEVYVLIESTLQEILTSQNTGLLSFGILATIWSASLGMDSLIKSLNTSYKVTENRPLLIARGMSILMTILLIFILIIALALPVFGEQLGLLIFSFLGLEEGFLALWSSIRFTIPTIITFVACAIIYWLAPNVKMNILSVLGGAAFAAIGWLVISYLFSIYISNFGNFSATYGSIGGVIILMLWLYISAMVLIIGGQINAVMKERRHFKKKAS, encoded by the coding sequence ATGAAACCTGCAGGGCAACAACCAACTAATAGTAAAGAACGCGCCCGTTTAAATAGGTTTGATGTAACAACGACTAGCGGGTTTTTAAAAGAATTATTGCAACGGATTAAAGACGTCGACGTGCCAGGACTAGGAGCACAGTTGGCGTTTTTTTTCCTATTGTCCATTTTCCCTCTACTGATCTTCTTAGTAACCCTTTTACCGTATTTATCTTTGTCGGAAGAGCAAATTTTTAGTTATATGCAAGAAGTGGTACCTGGAGAGGTTTATGTGCTGATTGAAAGCACATTACAAGAGATTTTGACAAGTCAAAACACTGGATTGTTATCCTTTGGGATTTTAGCGACGATTTGGTCAGCAAGTTTAGGGATGGATTCGTTAATCAAGTCGTTGAATACGTCTTATAAAGTAACAGAAAATCGTCCGCTTCTCATCGCGCGTGGTATGTCTATTTTGATGACCATTTTGCTAATTTTTATTTTGATTATTGCTTTAGCATTGCCCGTTTTCGGTGAACAGCTTGGCTTGTTGATTTTTTCGTTTCTAGGATTGGAAGAAGGGTTTCTTGCGCTTTGGAGCTCAATCCGTTTTACCATCCCAACGATTATTACATTTGTTGCTTGTGCCATCATTTACTGGCTAGCTCCAAACGTAAAAATGAATATTTTAAGCGTCTTAGGAGGCGCTGCATTTGCCGCAATCGGTTGGTTGGTGATTTCCTATCTGTTTTCAATTTATATCAGCAATTTCGGTAATTTTTCAGCAACTTACGGTAGCATCGGAGGCGTGATTATCTTAATGCTTTGGCTTTATATTTCGGCTATGGTATTAATAATTGGTGGGCAGATTAACGCTGTCATGAAAGAACGGCGACATTTCAAAAAGAAGGCATCCTGA
- a CDS encoding YtxH domain-containing protein gives MSQNKLMTGLLVGAAVGIIVSLLDSNTRNDVVQKSKKASNSAKYYASNRDELVQAFQHQAERAQNLYSRISEDASYVGSKVNELKEMTPQVKEMALETKEVFMDTKAAVVETKDDVISAVKEDNPSPSTSLGDNDSTSGSSSNDAGHTKNQANGSSNSQNRL, from the coding sequence ATGAGTCAAAACAAGTTAATGACAGGTTTATTAGTAGGGGCAGCAGTAGGAATTATTGTTTCATTACTCGACAGTAATACTAGAAACGATGTTGTTCAAAAATCGAAAAAAGCAAGCAATAGCGCAAAATACTATGCATCAAATAGAGATGAATTGGTACAGGCTTTCCAGCATCAAGCTGAAAGAGCACAAAACCTATATTCTCGTATTTCTGAAGATGCTTCTTACGTTGGCAGTAAAGTAAATGAATTGAAAGAAATGACACCACAAGTAAAAGAAATGGCACTCGAAACAAAAGAGGTATTTATGGATACAAAAGCTGCTGTTGTTGAAACAAAAGATGATGTAATATCAGCCGTCAAAGAAGACAATCCATCACCAAGCACTTCTTTAGGAGACAACGATAGCACTTCTGGATCATCATCAAACGATGCCGGCCACACAAAAAATCAAGCTAATGGGAGTTCAAATTCCCAAAATCGATTATAG
- a CDS encoding FAD-dependent oxidoreductase — MKADVFIGGGGIGGLTLALKLVQRGVNVVLAERMAVKAPTYKGELLQPKSMQIFDSLGLYEQICNRSNEIKVLDMLELSSSLQVKDQSFMDYSVLPGKYNAAYMMHHEELKSVILKAACAFDNFHYLKGVACKGYGEGTALLQKGTEKFEVEAQFFFGAEGRSSVTRKAMEVEVKQTTYNHHFLTVTFPRAEDFTDGKIISTYNRFLGLFPLPDDQVRSVYLIPPGDYKALKEKPISHFHKLYTDLAPVVDGYVQQLLDWKKIQLMIPVMYHADSYVKDNKAIIGDASHAVHPMAGEGMNMAIQDADVLGELTADMFERQQTDLTNLKWYEKVRYKRADHVIQLSHLAALAYSFPFKPVSYLRQRTFERMEEDPILHFKQMLNVSGLGMWKENVRDRFIQGGIMPVRIKDLAKDTKELRYYTPEEDYPWKTEGLT; from the coding sequence ATGAAAGCAGATGTATTCATTGGCGGTGGGGGCATTGGAGGATTGACGCTTGCTTTGAAATTGGTGCAACGTGGTGTCAATGTAGTTCTCGCTGAACGGATGGCTGTTAAGGCACCTACTTATAAGGGAGAACTGCTACAGCCAAAAAGTATGCAAATATTCGATAGTCTTGGACTGTACGAACAAATATGCAATCGCTCAAATGAAATAAAAGTTTTAGATATGCTGGAACTTTCAAGTTCCTTGCAAGTAAAAGATCAATCGTTCATGGATTATAGTGTGCTGCCGGGTAAGTACAATGCAGCTTATATGATGCATCATGAAGAATTAAAGTCCGTCATTTTAAAAGCCGCTTGTGCGTTTGATAATTTCCACTATTTAAAGGGTGTGGCTTGTAAAGGCTATGGAGAGGGAACAGCTTTGCTTCAAAAAGGGACAGAAAAATTTGAAGTAGAAGCACAGTTTTTCTTCGGAGCAGAAGGGCGTTCATCGGTTACGCGTAAAGCGATGGAAGTTGAGGTCAAACAAACTACTTACAACCACCACTTTCTAACAGTGACGTTTCCACGTGCAGAAGATTTTACAGATGGTAAAATTATTTCTACATACAATCGCTTTTTGGGCCTTTTTCCACTGCCGGACGATCAGGTTCGCAGTGTTTATTTAATACCCCCTGGAGATTACAAAGCATTAAAAGAAAAACCAATTAGTCATTTTCATAAACTCTATACAGACTTAGCACCTGTAGTAGACGGCTATGTACAGCAATTGCTTGATTGGAAAAAAATACAATTAATGATTCCTGTAATGTATCATGCTGATTCATATGTAAAAGACAATAAGGCTATTATTGGAGATGCCAGTCATGCGGTTCATCCAATGGCAGGAGAAGGCATGAACATGGCAATTCAAGATGCCGATGTTCTCGGCGAACTAACGGCAGATATGTTTGAACGGCAACAAACCGATCTTACTAATTTAAAATGGTATGAAAAGGTTCGCTATAAACGGGCGGACCATGTTATCCAGCTAAGTCATTTAGCCGCACTGGCTTATTCGTTTCCATTTAAACCGGTGAGTTACTTACGTCAGCGAACATTTGAACGAATGGAAGAAGATCCAATTCTTCATTTTAAACAAATGCTGAATGTTTCAGGACTAGGCATGTGGAAAGAAAACGTTCGAGACCGATTTATTCAAGGAGGCATTATGCCAGTCCGTATAAAAGACTTAGCTAAAGATACGAAAGAATTAAGGTATTATACACCGGAAGAAGATTATCCATGGAAAACGGAGGGACTCACATGA